One window of Quercus robur chromosome 12, dhQueRobu3.1, whole genome shotgun sequence genomic DNA carries:
- the LOC126710353 gene encoding probable xyloglucan galactosyltransferase GT19 — translation MASSIPTILTTLFIFLLKSTISQQINTNPKDPDCTDRWIHIRRLPSRFNTDLLSNCSEYPLFDDFCPYLPNHGLGQRTHSKSHSWFRTDPLMLELIFHRRMLEYPCLTPDPNSANAVYLPYYGGIDSLRYLYGPDVNSSVEHGLELFDFVKEQDSPNVWARHKGHDHFLVMARPAWDLSQPLYKDPPVWGTSFLELPEFYNVTVLTFEARAWPWQERAVPYPTSFHPPNLSLLESWIHRVRRSRRSTLMLFAGGGGVAATRNIRRSIRDECGNDTSSNANNSNGYVKLCEIVDCSNGICEHDPIRYMKPMLEASFCLQPPGDTPTRRSTFDSILAGCIPVFFEELSAKMQYKWHMPEEEYEEFSVFIPKEEVVYKGLKILDVLMGIPRDRVWRMREKVLELMPRVMYRRHGSSVDLRTKKDAFDIAVEGTLQRIKSRLQDRSVTFN, via the coding sequence ATGGCCTCCTCCATTCCCACAATTCTCACTACCCTTTTCATCTTTCTCCTCAAatcaacaatttcacaacaaatcaacacaaacccaaaagaCCCAGATTGTACTGACCGTTGGATCCACATCAGACGCCTCCCCTCGCGTTTCAACACCGATCTATTATCAAACTGTTCAGAATACCCACTCTTCGATGATTTCTGTCCTTACCTTCCAAACCACGGCCTTGGCCAAAGGACTCATTCCAAGTCCCACAGTTGGTTCCGCACAGACCCGTTGATGCTCGAACTCATCTTCCATCGTCGGATGCTCGAGTACCCTTGTCTCACACCTGATCCCAACTCCGCTAACGCCGTTTATCTCCCTTACTACGGTGGCATCGACTCTCTCCGTTATCTCTACGGCCCTGACGTTAATTCCAGCGTGGAACACGGCCTCGAGTTGTTCGATTTCGTTAAGGAACAAGATAGTCCCAACGTTTGGGCTCGACACAAAGGCCACGACCATTTCTTAGTCATGGCTCGACCCGCGTGGGACTTGTCGCAACCTTTGTACAAAGACCCTCCTGTTTGGGGTACTTCGTTTCTCGAACTCCCTGAGTTTTATAACGTTACGGTGTTGACGTTTGAGGCTCGAGCTTGGCCTTGGCAAGAACGTGCGGTGCCTTATCCGACATCGTTTCACCCACCAAACCTCTCGTTGTTGGAGTCGTGGATACACCGCGTGAGGCGGTCGAGAAGGTCGACACTGATGCTTTTCGCCGGTGGTGGCGGTGTCGCGGCCACCCGGAATATTCGGCGGAGTATTAGAGATGAATGTGGGAATGATACAAGTAGTAATGCTAATAATAGTAATGGGTACGTGAAGTTGTGTGAAATTGTGGATTGCTCAAATGGGATATGCGAGCACGACCCGATTAGGTACATGAAGCCAATGTTAGAAGCGAGCTTTTGTTTGCAGCCACCAGGGGACACACCAACGAGGAGGTCCACGTTTGATAGCATTCTGGCCGGTTGTATTCCGGTTTTCTTCGAGGAATTGTCGGCGAAAATGCAGTACAAGTGGCACATGCCGGAGGAGGAGTACGAGGAGTTCTCGGTGTTTATACCAAAAGAAGAGGTGGTATATAAGGGGCTGAAGATTTTGGACGTGTTGATGGGTATACCTAGAGATAGAGTTTGGAGGATGAGGGAGAAAGTGTTGGAGTTAATGCCAAGAGTTATGTATAGAAGACATGGGAGTTCGGTGGATTTAAGGACCAAGAAGGATGCATTTGATATTGCAGTTGAAGGTACTTTGCAGAGAATTAAGTCTAGGCTTCAAGACCGTTCAGTGACTTTTAATTAA